In the Azospirillum sp. TSH100 genome, CACCGCCTGGGACCGCACCATCTTCTACGAAACCCATGTGAAGGGCTTCACCAGGCTGCATCCGGCGGTGCCCGACAGCCTGCGCGGCACCTATGGCGGCATGGCGGTGAAGGAGGTGGTCGACTACATCAGCTCGCTCGGCGTCACCGCGGTGGAGTTGCTGCCGGTCCATGCCTTCGTCCAGGACCAGCATCTGGTCGATAAGAAGCTCGCCAATTACTGGGGCTACAACTCCATCGGCTTCTTCGCGCCGGAGCCGCGCTATGCGGCATCGGGCAACGCCATCAAGGAATTCAAGGAGATGGTCGCCCATCTCCACAATGCCGGGCTGGAGGTGATCCTCGACGTCGTCTACAACCACACCGCCGAGGGCAACGAGCGCGGACCGACCCTGTCCTTCAAGGGCATCGACAACGCCTCCTACTACCGCCTGATCCCGGACCGGAAGCGCTATTACATCAACGAGACGGGGACCGGGAACACCGTCAATCTCAGCCATCCGCGCGTCCTGCAGATGGTCACCGACAGCCTGCGCTATTGGGCGACGGAGATGCATGTCGACGGCTTCCGCTTCGACCTCGCCACCATCCTCGGCCGCGAGCCCTACGGCTTCGACGAGGGCGGCGGCTTCCTCGACAGCTGCCTGCAGGACCCGATCCTGAACAGCGTCAAGCTGATCGCCGAGCCATGGGACTGCGGCCCCGGCGGCTATCAGGTCGGCAACTTCCCGCCGGGCTGGGCGGAGTGGAACGACAAGTTCCGCGACACCGTCCGCGCCTTCTGGAAGGGCGACGAGGGCAAGCTGCCGGAGGTGGCGCCGCGGCTCTGCGGCTCGGCCGACGTCTTCGACAAGCGCGGGCGCAAGCCCTGGGCCAGCGTGAACTTCATCACCGCCCATGACGGCTACACACTGAACGACCTCGTCTCCTACAACGACAAGCACAACGAGGCGAACGGCGAGGGCAACAACGACGGCCACTCCCACAATCTGTCCTGGAACCATGGGGCGGAGGGGCCGACCGACGATCCGGAGATCAAGGCGCTCCGCGAACGCCAGAAGCGCAACCTGCTGGCGACGCTGCTGCTGTCGCAGGGATCGCCGATGCTGCTGGCCGGCGACGAGTTCGGCAACACCCAGCACGGCAACAACAACGCCTATTGCCAGGACAACGAGACGGCGTGGCTGAACTGGGACGACATCGACGAGGACGGTCAGGCCCTGATCGAGTTCGTCCGCCGCGTGGTGGCGGTGCGCCAGTCCTTCCCCATGCTGCGCCGCGGCCGTTTCCTGTCGGGCGAGTACAACGCCGAGTTCGACGTGAAGGACGTCACCTGGCTGACCCCCGCCGGCGACGAGATGGAGGAGAGCCACTGGCATGACGGCAACGCCCGCTGCCTGGGCATGCTGCTGGACGGCCGCGCCCAGGCCAGCGGCATCAAGCGCCCGGCGATGGACGCCACGCTTTTGCTGGTCATCAACTCCCACCATGACGTGGTGGAGTTTACCCTGCCGGAGGTGACCGGCGGCAGCGTCTGGCGCTGTCTGGTCGACACCAACCTGACCGACCCGGACGAGGTGCCGCGCGTCAACACCAGCGAGGGCTATATGGTGACCGGCCGCTCGCTGCTGCTGCTGGCGCTGGAACCGGAGGGAAAGACCTCCTTTGCGCTTCGCCGCGCCGCCCGCGCCCTGCGCAACGTCGCCGAAAGCCCGACGCTGTCCTTTGGCGAGGAGAGTACGGACCAGGAGAAGGCCGAGGAACCGGTGGAACCTGCGGAGACGAAGGAGCCGGAAAAGGTGGAAGCGGCGGCTGCGGCTAAGCCTGACATGAAAAAGCCCACCTGAACCGACACCCAACTCCCCCTCTCCCCGGGGGGAGAGGAGATCCCCCGGCCCCGGAATCCCCATCATGAAACTCTTTGAATGCCAGAACTGCCGCCAGCCGCTCTATTTCGAGAACACGCTGTGCGAGCGCTGCGGCTACCGGCTGGGCTATCTGCCGGATGCGGGGACGCTGTCGGCGATCGACCCCACCGACCATGACGGGGTGTGGAGCGCGCTCGCCACCAGCGAGCCGCTCTACAAATTCTGTGCGAACGCGGATCTCGACGCCTGCAACTGGATGCTGCCGGCCGACACCGCCGACACCCACTGCGCCGCCTGCCGACACAACCACATCATCCCCGATCTGTCCGATACCGACAACCTGACGCGCTGGCGCAGGCTGGAACTGGCCAAGCACCACCTGTTCTACACGCTGACCAACCTGAAGCTGCCCTTGCAGACCCGGATCGAGAATCCGGAGGGGGGGCTTGCCTTCGACTTCCTGTCCGACACGGTGGCTCCCGACGGCACGGTGACGCCGGTGCTGACCGGCCATGCCAACGGCCTGATCACCATCAACGTCGCCGAGGCCGACGATGCCGAGCGCGAGAAGCGCCGTACCGAGATGGGCGAGCCCTACCGCACGCTGCTCGGCCATTTCCGGCATGAGAGCGGCCATTACATCTGGGACCGGCTGGTGCGCGACGATCCGGCCCTGCTGGAGCGCTTCCGCGCCCTGTTCGGCGACGAACGGCAGGATTACGGCGAGGCGCTGAAACGCCACTATGCGAACGGCGCCCCGGCCGACTGGCAAGCCGGCTTCGTCAGCACATATGCCACCGCCCACCCGTGGGAGGATTTCGCCGAAACCTGGGCGCATTACCTGCACATCGTCGACACGCTGGAAACCGCCCGCGCCTTC is a window encoding:
- the glgX gene encoding glycogen debranching protein GlgX, with product MANILKQATRLGEGLPFPLGATWDGLGVNFALFSAHATRVELCLFDENGEEELERIELPEFTNEIWHGYLPDARPGLLYGYRVHGPYEPENGHRFNPNKLLLDPYAKELVGEIRWNPAHFGYVMESGDDLTYDERDSAPFMPKCKVIDPAFTWGRDLKPGTAWDRTIFYETHVKGFTRLHPAVPDSLRGTYGGMAVKEVVDYISSLGVTAVELLPVHAFVQDQHLVDKKLANYWGYNSIGFFAPEPRYAASGNAIKEFKEMVAHLHNAGLEVILDVVYNHTAEGNERGPTLSFKGIDNASYYRLIPDRKRYYINETGTGNTVNLSHPRVLQMVTDSLRYWATEMHVDGFRFDLATILGREPYGFDEGGGFLDSCLQDPILNSVKLIAEPWDCGPGGYQVGNFPPGWAEWNDKFRDTVRAFWKGDEGKLPEVAPRLCGSADVFDKRGRKPWASVNFITAHDGYTLNDLVSYNDKHNEANGEGNNDGHSHNLSWNHGAEGPTDDPEIKALRERQKRNLLATLLLSQGSPMLLAGDEFGNTQHGNNNAYCQDNETAWLNWDDIDEDGQALIEFVRRVVAVRQSFPMLRRGRFLSGEYNAEFDVKDVTWLTPAGDEMEESHWHDGNARCLGMLLDGRAQASGIKRPAMDATLLLVINSHHDVVEFTLPEVTGGSVWRCLVDTNLTDPDEVPRVNTSEGYMVTGRSLLLLALEPEGKTSFALRRAARALRNVAESPTLSFGEESTDQEKAEEPVEPAETKEPEKVEAAAAAKPDMKKPT
- a CDS encoding putative zinc-binding metallopeptidase, whose product is MKLFECQNCRQPLYFENTLCERCGYRLGYLPDAGTLSAIDPTDHDGVWSALATSEPLYKFCANADLDACNWMLPADTADTHCAACRHNHIIPDLSDTDNLTRWRRLELAKHHLFYTLTNLKLPLQTRIENPEGGLAFDFLSDTVAPDGTVTPVLTGHANGLITINVAEADDAEREKRRTEMGEPYRTLLGHFRHESGHYIWDRLVRDDPALLERFRALFGDERQDYGEALKRHYANGAPADWQAGFVSTYATAHPWEDFAETWAHYLHIVDTLETARAFGLKIRPRITEGAELEAEVDFNPHKARRIEDLIHPWLPLTYAVNSLNRSMGQPDLYPFILSAAVIEKLGFMNAMVRGL